From Carnobacterium alterfunditum DSM 5972:
TCATGAAAAACATTTCCATCATCTCACATACGGATTGATTGTCTTCAATCATTAATATATTCATGGAATAACCTCTTTCTTTAAAAAAAATCTCTAGTTTATTATACTCTTTTTACGACTGCAACTAAAGAAACTTCCAAAATCATCTTATAAACTTCTCAGTTTAGACATAAAAACACACCCTGAAAATTAGCCTTTTTCGCTAACTTTTAGAGTGCGTTCTAATTTCATTTGCTTTTATCTGTTCATTTTGAAACTGCAGCTGCTTCAATTTTTTTATTTTGTAAAAAATGAACTTCATCTACTACCATTTCAACAATAAAAACCGTTTCTTCCTCTTTATTGACGTACGATCTTGATTGGATCCTTCCTGTAAGACCGACCATATGTCCTTTCTCACAATAAAGCTGCATCAACTTGGCT
This genomic window contains:
- a CDS encoding single-stranded DNA-binding protein — its product is MNQIGLVGRLVREIELKEVGEDKVVLNNTLAVAKRGKKENGSQADFIPIVAWGQVAKLMQLYCEKGHMVGLTGRIQSRSYVNKEEETVFIVEMVVDEVHFLQNKKIEAAAVSK